The stretch of DNA CCGGTAGCCGACAGGTAGATCGACGAAAGTCCGGAGATCGTGGAACCGGTGTCGACGACAATCGAGCCGCCTCGCCCTTCACCGCCATTGCCGCCAGGGCTGGAAAAGAATGCGTTCGTGCCATCTTGCCCGACGCCGTCAGCCACGACGGTCAGGTCGGTGACCGACAACGCTCCGGTATTGGTGATGTTCACGTCGCCACCAATGCCGGCACCGGAAGTGCTGGATGGCCCACCGCTCGCCCCGTGGCCCGAAGTATCGATATTGACCGAGCCAAGGTCCGCCGATCCACCGATAATATCGATGGTTACCTTACCCCCGGTTCCATCGTAGGTCGTACCCGAGGTGTTTGCGGAATAGCCCGACGCGGCCTGGGCACTGCCGAATATCGACAGCCCGCCGATCGAGACCGTCGAACCGACGAAATCGATGTCGACGTCCCCGGCCGTGGCTGGCGCGCCATAGGAATAGCCGCCCTCGATCGGTCCGGCATCGGTCGCAATCGTGAGGTTTCCGGCGATGGTAAGGGTCGCGCCGCTTCCCACCGATAGAGTGACCGTCCCGCTCTGAACCTCGGAAGACTGGTAGGGGCTCGTCCCCTCGATGAAGCTCGAATAAGTCGATGTGTCGAGCCTCGCCCGGCCGCCCACGGTGAGTGATGCGCCATCGGCCACGGTAACCTTGATATCGTCGGAGACCGCAGGCTGGATCGGGCTACCCGAATAGAAAAGGCTGGTACTGATCGAAAGATCGCCGCCGATCGCCACACTTCCCGACGCCAGGGCGCCCGCCGGGTCGTTCCCCGCAAACAGACTGAAAGCGCCCGATCGATCCGGCCGACCGTCGAACACCGACAGATCGCCGTCGATCTTCACCGTGCCGCCGGCTTCCGCACCGATCGAGACCGAATTGGCCTCGACCGAAAGGCTCAGCGGGCCCCATCCGTCCGTGCCCAGTGAGATAGCCTCACCCGCACCCGCGATGATCGACACGTCGTCGAAACCGTAGATCCGGGTTCCCGATGTAAAGGCAGTGCCAGTAATCGTCACCGAATTGGCCGGGCTATCAACTGTGCTCGGCAAGGTGGCGAACGGATTGTCCACGCCGCTGATGATGACCGAGCCGTTCGATCCCGCCGCGGCGGCCGCTGCCGCGTCGTATCCGACACTGCCCGATATCTCGAGCGTCAGAGCACTGTTCGGCGCGAAGAATTCGATGAAATGCGGATCGGCCGAAAGGACGTTACCGTTGACGTCCTGAACCTGCAGCGAAGCCACCCCGCCGGTCGATCCCGTGTGGACCAGGTAATTGCCGTCGGCCGCCGCGCCTTCGATGGTCAGCGGATCGCCATCGAGATCGATCACGCGCGCGTCGAGCCCACCCAATCCATCGAGCAGGATGGTCCCGGAATCGGTCACGAAATAGGTCGTGCTACCATTGACCCTGACCGAACCGTGCTGTTCGATCGTGGGTGCGACCACCGCAAAATAGCTGGCATCCTGCGTCAGGTTGATGGTTGCGCCGGCGTCGATGTAGACCGACGAGAAATCCTGCGGTGCGCCGGTAAAGTCGATCTGCCCGGCGGTGATTGCGTTCACGTCGCTGGTCGTCAGGACCAGGCTGCCCACGTTGATCGCGGCACCATTGCCGACGAGTATGCCGCCCGGGCTGTAGAACCAGATCTGCCCGGCGCGGGTCGCACCGTCGATCAGCGTGCTCGCGACCTGGCCGTTGATCGCAATTCCCCGAAAATTACCGGCAGAGTCCGGTGTTCCGAAAATGCGGTTCAGCACCACGAAATCGGTGTCAGGACCGCGGAAATTCAGCGAGGTGCCTTCGGGTACGAAGTTCACATAGGCGGTCGTATCGGCAAGCGTCGCTGTATCGAAGGTCGACCAATTGATGATCGCGGCTGTCGTATCGACATTGATCGTGTCCGAATTCGCCGTGCGCGCGCCCCATGAGACGCCTGCAGGCAAGGTCGGTGTGCCCTGCACAGCCTGGGTTTCGTCCACTCGGGGAGCCACGGTCGGAACCACCCCGCCCTTGCCGTGTGCCGGGGCACCGAAACAAAGCCCGAGCGCGATCGCCATGCCGGAGCCCTGCGTCAGCCACCGCGAGCGACGCACACCGGTTCCCGGATTGCGACCGGAGGCAGCGAGTTGGCGCTTGGTCATGATCAGGACCCCAGATTGATCGAAAGGTTGAGAAGCAGGCGGAAATCGTCGCGCTTCGTCTCAAGCGGTGCGCGATCGAGCGGAATCGCACCGACGACTTCGAGATAGGCGCGACGGGCGATGTTGAAGCGCACACCGGCGCCCACCGAGTTGATCGTGAAGGGATCGTCGGCGACGTTCTTGATCCACGCGGAAACCGTGTCCCAGAAGGCGAAACCCTGCCAGGCGATGCCATCGGGTGTTTCCGGCTGCAGCGAACCGTACGCGAATTCGATCCGCGCACCGACCCCGCTGTCGCCGATCAACTCACCCGGATCATAGCCCCGTCCGATCGTGAAATTGCCTCCGGAGAACTGCTCATAGGAGAGCAGGGCGTCGGGCGAATACTGGGCCCTGGGGGCCACCTTGATGAGCCAGAGCGGCGACGGACGGAAACTGACCTGGCCTTCATAGCGAAGCACCAGCGCCGAAGGGTCCGCATCGAGGCGCGCGATCGGGACCACGCCGGGTGCCGCGCAAGCCAGGAAGCCGGCGCCGCAACCTTCGCTAGCGCCCAGCGCACCGATACCGTGACGAACCTCGAGTGCACTATGCGCCGCAAAGCGCGGCTCAGCGATGGTATAGCCTCCGCGCCCCTCGGCGCTGGCCTTATCCATCAGCCCGGCATCGACCCTGACAAAGGGGACGCGCAACTTGTCACGGCTCAGGTCCAGTCCGGCAAAGTCGATCCGCTGGTCGATCCAGTCGAACCCAAACGAAAGCACCACGTTCTCGACCTGGCGGCGAACAATCGGATAGCTTCCGTAGAGCGTGCCAACAAAGGTGGTGGACTGGAAGATATCGGTGCCGACAATGTCGGGCTGGGTCCAGGCATAGACTGCATTGACACCGACGCGGAACCCGTCGGTCCCGATCCCGAACTCGTGCCGTCCCTGCAGCACCAGCTGTTCCTGCGGGTCCTGGCTCGAATAGACGGACAGTTCGGTGAGGTCGGCCAGCCCGGTCAGCCCGTTGATCTGCCCTCGCAGCAATCCGCCGAAACGTCCCGTGCGATCGGAGCTGAGGTTCTGAATAGACAGGTCGGCCTGGAAGCGATCCATCACCACGTCGACGATCCCGATAAGATCGCCGGCCTTGGCATCGGGCCCGACATCACGCGCCAGCGACAGGCGCACGTCCATCCCCGGTATATCGCGCGCCAGCATCAGCGTGCGCTCCGCCTCGCTCCGACGGAACACCGGCTGGCTGCGCAACTTCTCGAAGTTGCGGCGCAATTGTTCCCCGGATGGGCCCGGCTCACCCCGGATTACCAATCCCGTCATCCGGGCAACGATAACGTCGAACCGCACTGCGCCGCCTTCGATCCGCTGCGGCGGAACCTGAACCGATGCGACATAGCCGGCTTCGTTGAGGATCGCGTTCGCCCGGTCGCGGATGTCGCATACTGCCGAAATCGGCAGGTCTTGCCCGGCTACGCTGCTCCAGGCGGCGTCGAGCAGTCCCGGCTCGACCTCCTCGGCGCCGACGAAGCTGGCACTCGAGAGCGTAAAGCGGATCTGGTCATACTGCGGCTCCGCCAATGGGCAGGGCGCGCGCGCCAAGGACGCATCGACCGAAACACCTTCACCTGGCGTGCTGAGCTGATCGTCCAACTGGTCACGGCGAACCTGTTCGCGGGTCGGCGGTTGCACCGCCTGCGCCAACGTCGGAGTGGCACTGATGCCGCCCAAGAGGGCAGCTGCGATTATCGCTTTATTGGCCAAGGTCGGGATCCTCTGCACGCGCGAGTGCGATCGCGCGATCGGTCAGGAGCGGGCGGGTGGCATCGCCGACAAGGGCGAACCCTGCCCAGTAATAGGGATGCGACGTGTCGAGTTGATCCATCAGCAGCGCCTGCGAACCGCGCAGTGCATTGCCGATGTCCTGCGTCCGGCCGAGACGGAACATCTCGCTCACCAAGCGAGTCGTGGCGTTGTAGTCATCGGGCACCGGCCAGTGGCTGGCCAGCACCGCGCGACTGCCCGCACCGACGAAGCTGCGTACCAGCCCATCCAGCGCAGTTCCCCCACCACTGCCCACGCCGGCCGCGCGGGTCGCCTCGATACTGGCCGCCCCGGCCGTATCGCAGGCCGAAAGGATCACGATATCCGCGTCGAGATTGAGGTCGAATATCTCCTCGAAGGACAGCAGCCCGTCCGAGTTTTCCCCGCCGAACGATGTGAGCAAGGCGGGCTTGGCCGGGCACGAGGGATCGGGTGGGGTCACCAGGCCGTGCGTCGCGAAGTGGAGCACGCGGTACTGGTCGAGATCGTTGCGGGCCACGAGGCCATCGTCCGTAAAGGCACTGCCTGTCACCAGTTCCGACTGACCCGCCCCGACGAGACCCTGCACTGCGACGAGCTCCGCGTCATCGATCGGATTGTTCCAGGTCGCCAAGGACCATCCGCATTTGGCATTGCCCGACGCCACCAGGGCCCTGTTGTACGGCGCGCTATTGCTGCCCAGCGGGGTATTCTCGCCAAGGCCCAGATATTCCCGAGCTGCCCGTGACCGCGTGGTGCGCCGGGCATCGACAAAGGCCTGCGCGGAAACCGCCGTGCTGACCCGTGTCGCGCGGGCCAGCCATGCCGTTCCGGTAAAGTCATAGGGATCGCCGCCCGCGGCGAGCCGCGCCTCATAGCGGTCGACGGATGCGTCATCGGCCACGAGGATGTCGATCGGCAGCCGCAGCAAGGCGCTGTCCGGTTCGAAGATCAGATGATCCGTCGCGGCCAGGCGGTCGGCCACCGGGGCAAAGAGCTCTTTGTAGAGTTCGCGTGCGATGCCGATCTCATAGGGATAAGTGAGCATCCGCCCGCCTTGTTCGATCGAGATCGAGGCGCGCAGCATGTCGACCTGGAAATCGAGCTCGTCCTCTCCAATGTCCAGCTTCCACGCAGCCGCATTCGCGCGATCGGTCCAGAACATGTAGAGGTCGCGTCCGACCAGCGCGATGCGGGCATAGGCCTCGCCCGGCTGCAGGATGGAGCGGAACTCTGCCAAGGTCAGTGAGCGTGGCGCAACCACGCGATATTCGGGATAGTCCGCCAGCTCAGCCTGCGTCCGCAACTGGTCCCGCTGCATCTGTTCGATGCGACCGGCCAGTTCGGCGCGACGCGGATCGTTGGCCGCGACATCGGTCGCGATCAACTGCTGCAGCCGGATACGGCTCCGCTCGATATCGCGCGACAGGTCGGTCGACTGGCGGAATAGGCGTGATGCCTCATCGGTACGGGCCGACAATTCGCGCGACAGGATCGCCTGCGTTTCAGCAACGCCCGGACGTACCAGCACCTGAATGGCCTTGAAGAAGGCTTCCGCCGCCTCCGGGTCACGCGACACTTCGGGCGCGAGCGTGGCGAAATAGGGTGCAAGCCGATTGGCAAAGCCGGTCGCAGCGTCGCTTTGACCGACCGCCCGGTCGATGACGTCGGCAAAGATCGTCAGCGCCTCGTCACGGCGGCCCTGGCGGAGGTAGAAATCGGCCAGTCGCGCCCGCGCCGCGCTCACCGTGCGACGTTCGGGGTACTCCACTTCGAGCAGCGTCAGCGCGTTCTTGAGGTAGCCTTCCGCGCTTGCCGGATCGCCTTGCTGCTCGGCAATGATGGCCAGTTCGCTCAGCGTC from Erythrobacter mangrovi encodes:
- a CDS encoding CHAT domain-containing protein translates to MFQRIFLLFGVAIVASVVCVPAQAQSGPVLLRDSFSIGSERGILCQVQDRSIGNPARQSVFDRRWAVVCRDSALPVATIYAFKDKAVATADKLAPWRRESVDCSGGMRGIETDVVGASLTGCKVAGTGLDWSIIEVQGTGLYYITDGFSAYDSATLLALRSLLENTVVQGTIDVATTMVSDPFAFARVQAETLEPEQALAEGYRRNLGGDYAEAAAYFETLQDRLEQSGESSTIPVGEFTVNRALQRSNMGEFGTADRLFDDARSQTAGDPIGERLQRNFEAIHLLNQRLPREAAARAGQPLSAAALQVDLDAMKLEISLPLSERLNGSGDGLFGFIDEVRLTQRERAEILDAQALQLRGSALRLEGDLAGAKSLLLDSFARAIAVRDGRVTSITRLRAQTLSELAIIAEQQGDPASAEGYLKNALTLLEVEYPERRTVSAARARLADFYLRQGRRDEALTIFADVIDRAVGQSDAATGFANRLAPYFATLAPEVSRDPEAAEAFFKAIQVLVRPGVAETQAILSRELSARTDEASRLFRQSTDLSRDIERSRIRLQQLIATDVAANDPRRAELAGRIEQMQRDQLRTQAELADYPEYRVVAPRSLTLAEFRSILQPGEAYARIALVGRDLYMFWTDRANAAAWKLDIGEDELDFQVDMLRASISIEQGGRMLTYPYEIGIARELYKELFAPVADRLAATDHLIFEPDSALLRLPIDILVADDASVDRYEARLAAGGDPYDFTGTAWLARATRVSTAVSAQAFVDARRTTRSRAAREYLGLGENTPLGSNSAPYNRALVASGNAKCGWSLATWNNPIDDAELVAVQGLVGAGQSELVTGSAFTDDGLVARNDLDQYRVLHFATHGLVTPPDPSCPAKPALLTSFGGENSDGLLSFEEIFDLNLDADIVILSACDTAGAASIEATRAAGVGSGGGTALDGLVRSFVGAGSRAVLASHWPVPDDYNATTRLVSEMFRLGRTQDIGNALRGSQALLMDQLDTSHPYYWAGFALVGDATRPLLTDRAIALARAEDPDLGQ
- a CDS encoding ShlB/FhaC/HecB family hemolysin secretion/activation protein — translated: MANKAIIAAALLGGISATPTLAQAVQPPTREQVRRDQLDDQLSTPGEGVSVDASLARAPCPLAEPQYDQIRFTLSSASFVGAEEVEPGLLDAAWSSVAGQDLPISAVCDIRDRANAILNEAGYVASVQVPPQRIEGGAVRFDVIVARMTGLVIRGEPGPSGEQLRRNFEKLRSQPVFRRSEAERTLMLARDIPGMDVRLSLARDVGPDAKAGDLIGIVDVVMDRFQADLSIQNLSSDRTGRFGGLLRGQINGLTGLADLTELSVYSSQDPQEQLVLQGRHEFGIGTDGFRVGVNAVYAWTQPDIVGTDIFQSTTFVGTLYGSYPIVRRQVENVVLSFGFDWIDQRIDFAGLDLSRDKLRVPFVRVDAGLMDKASAEGRGGYTIAEPRFAAHSALEVRHGIGALGASEGCGAGFLACAAPGVVPIARLDADPSALVLRYEGQVSFRPSPLWLIKVAPRAQYSPDALLSYEQFSGGNFTIGRGYDPGELIGDSGVGARIEFAYGSLQPETPDGIAWQGFAFWDTVSAWIKNVADDPFTINSVGAGVRFNIARRAYLEVVGAIPLDRAPLETKRDDFRLLLNLSINLGS